The Oscillospiraceae bacterium genome has a segment encoding these proteins:
- a CDS encoding trehalase family glycosidase: MKKSQIRMPLWGPYSKKYMGLSRIVDDRAAEGARYDFVVHPTLWNSATPVPNVTVPSGYHLWSCDEDFRFYSYRYELMWKDQIYADVSYTRLDEESYLMRCRFVNDTDLSQNCILNIFGALEFPAPEHCALQLPGDAALVDANDYTQYTYAKPRPWDNENPDGMHKGEFADGNFYHAHGLGDRCENYHVDFLGLEPFGCTAGDKVVYTLPSLRPTGATLLLRYRTVTPGAAAFTVNGVAAELPESDSLTFAALPYDGADTLTLESRGGAGVELDVLVLCRPGTEQEVSARTVLRDTKPQIEEEKVHGATRITLTYKDAEGCYSILTHNPKTRRRELDSGSLEDALINRLSNGDPTYDDLRETFSRSFRRKKSDEGYYYNAVMPSIFIDPHAEHIEYAVLSKGKVEPRTTEEYEQLYTAAKALATPVQFNREGQKYSLSTEILRATLLTNLVYPVYKHGENVVHYTPGKRWDSFYTWDSGVIGTGVLEFSPEKCRYILETYLSQPENTDFAFLLHGSLVPTQFVQYLELLHRTEDKVPLFALYPQMKRYYDYISGKTPGSTCGKFGNGLTTTYDYWYSCSGMDDYPAQVAMIAQDKKQYMCPCLSTSHTIRAAKIMKMVAAAMGKEEDIAAYDADIQRMSDALNRYSWDEKSGYYAYSVYDDDKNYQGIFTTDAGENYDKGMDGVYPLFAGAAPEARRERLLAHIKNPDEMWSAAGISAVDMTASYYFDDGYWNGNVWMSHQFFMWKTMFDLGETEFAFEVARRALDMWKEETDFSYNTYECFGIQTRRGGWFHNFGGLSAPINVWADCYYRPGTFTCGLDVWTDSQKLTDTSAEVHFRYTGDNGQYAFVLTLSDAHSYRLTLDGQELDYALRSDGCMEITLPGTVRSGVLKAEMK, translated from the coding sequence ATGAAAAAATCTCAAATCCGTATGCCCCTTTGGGGACCGTATTCCAAGAAGTATATGGGACTGTCCCGCATTGTGGACGATCGGGCGGCAGAAGGTGCCCGCTATGATTTTGTCGTGCACCCCACCCTGTGGAATTCCGCTACCCCGGTGCCCAATGTGACTGTGCCGTCCGGCTACCATTTGTGGAGCTGTGACGAGGACTTTCGCTTTTATTCCTATCGCTATGAGCTGATGTGGAAGGACCAAATTTATGCCGATGTGTCTTACACCCGGCTGGATGAGGAGTCCTACCTGATGCGCTGCCGCTTTGTGAACGATACGGACCTGTCGCAAAACTGTATTTTGAATATTTTCGGCGCACTGGAGTTCCCGGCGCCGGAGCACTGTGCTTTGCAGCTGCCTGGGGATGCCGCATTGGTGGATGCCAACGATTATACGCAGTACACCTATGCAAAGCCCCGCCCCTGGGATAATGAGAACCCGGACGGTATGCACAAGGGCGAGTTTGCCGACGGCAATTTTTACCACGCCCACGGTCTGGGTGACCGGTGCGAGAATTACCATGTGGATTTCCTGGGGCTGGAGCCTTTCGGCTGCACTGCCGGGGACAAAGTGGTATACACACTGCCGTCTCTCCGACCGACGGGCGCTACCTTGCTGTTGCGTTATCGTACAGTGACGCCGGGTGCTGCTGCCTTTACCGTCAACGGCGTAGCGGCAGAACTGCCGGAGAGCGACAGCCTGACCTTTGCCGCGCTACCCTATGACGGCGCAGACACCCTGACCTTGGAGAGCCGGGGCGGCGCCGGTGTGGAGCTGGATGTGCTGGTGCTGTGCCGGCCGGGCACGGAACAGGAAGTCAGCGCCCGCACGGTGCTGCGCGACACCAAGCCGCAAATTGAAGAAGAAAAGGTGCACGGCGCCACCCGCATTACCCTAACTTACAAGGACGCGGAAGGCTGCTATTCCATCTTGACGCACAATCCCAAGACCCGCCGACGGGAACTGGACAGTGGCAGCCTGGAGGACGCGCTGATTAACCGACTGTCTAACGGCGACCCCACTTATGACGACCTACGGGAGACCTTTTCTCGCTCCTTCCGCCGCAAAAAAAGTGACGAGGGCTACTATTACAATGCGGTGATGCCCTCCATCTTTATTGACCCCCACGCAGAGCATATAGAGTATGCAGTGCTGTCCAAGGGAAAGGTGGAACCCCGCACCACCGAAGAATACGAGCAGCTGTACACCGCCGCCAAGGCGCTGGCCACTCCGGTACAGTTCAATCGGGAGGGACAGAAGTACAGTCTGTCTACCGAGATCTTGCGGGCAACACTCCTGACCAACTTGGTATATCCGGTGTACAAGCACGGCGAGAATGTGGTACATTACACCCCCGGCAAGCGCTGGGACAGCTTTTATACCTGGGACAGTGGCGTGATCGGCACCGGTGTGCTGGAGTTCAGCCCGGAGAAATGCCGCTACATTTTAGAGACTTATTTGTCCCAGCCGGAGAATACGGATTTTGCGTTTCTGCTCCACGGCTCCCTGGTGCCTACCCAGTTTGTGCAGTATTTGGAACTGCTGCACCGCACGGAGGACAAGGTACCCCTGTTTGCTCTGTATCCGCAGATGAAGCGGTATTATGACTATATCAGCGGCAAGACCCCTGGCTCCACCTGCGGCAAGTTCGGCAACGGCCTGACCACCACTTACGACTACTGGTATTCTTGCAGCGGTATGGACGATTATCCCGCCCAGGTGGCCATGATCGCCCAGGATAAGAAGCAATATATGTGCCCCTGCCTGTCTACTTCCCACACCATTCGGGCCGCCAAGATCATGAAGATGGTGGCTGCCGCCATGGGCAAGGAAGAGGACATTGCCGCTTATGACGCAGACATTCAGCGGATGAGTGACGCTCTGAACCGTTACAGCTGGGACGAAAAGAGCGGCTATTACGCCTACTCCGTCTATGACGATGACAAAAACTATCAAGGCATTTTCACCACCGACGCCGGGGAGAACTACGACAAGGGCATGGACGGTGTGTATCCGCTGTTTGCCGGGGCTGCTCCGGAGGCGCGGCGGGAGCGTCTGCTGGCGCATATTAAGAACCCGGACGAAATGTGGTCCGCTGCCGGCATCAGCGCGGTGGATATGACAGCCTCCTACTATTTTGACGACGGCTACTGGAACGGCAATGTGTGGATGAGCCACCAGTTCTTTATGTGGAAGACCATGTTTGACCTGGGCGAGACGGAATTTGCCTTTGAGGTTGCCCGTCGAGCGCTGGATATGTGGAAGGAAGAGACGGACTTCTCTTACAACACCTATGAGTGCTTTGGTATTCAGACCCGCCGCGGCGGTTGGTTCCACAATTTCGGCGGCCTGTCCGCGCCTATCAATGTGTGGGCGGACTGCTACTATCGCCCGGGCACCTTTACCTGCGGGCTGGATGTGTGGACGGACAGCCAGAAGCTTACGGACACCTCTGCGGAGGTCCACTTCCGTTACACCGGCGACAATGGGCAGTATGCCTTTGTGCTCACCCTGTCGGATGCGCACAGCTATCGGCTGACCTTAGATGGACAAGAACTGGATTACGCTCTGCGCAGTGACGGCTGTATGGAGATTACCCTGCCGGGCACGGTGCGCAGCGGCGTGCTGAAGGCAGAGATGAAATAA
- a CDS encoding Wzz/FepE/Etk N-terminal domain-containing protein — protein MNIDENVQKVVKLLLRKWKLLILFMLIGALLAGVYTAKFTTLTYTSSVEFLAAAVDPAHEISDSTGEVARTSQTSKMNYAMKMIDTYIEIFKTNKFCSKVAGEMNKKYYTNLSPADIKQSFTIETVENTAMFKLIVTSTDPTLSYNIAHQMEESVPEQMEETNNGLVQTTVEDKAIKPNTAEGRGYLKNCLLGAVAGLLIAAAYVILRDLLDVRIKSAEELSQRYDVPVLGSIPAFTTGKRSAAGKKNTKKEAK, from the coding sequence ATGAATATTGACGAAAATGTACAAAAGGTCGTTAAGCTGCTGCTGCGCAAGTGGAAGCTGCTGATCCTGTTTATGCTCATCGGAGCGCTTTTGGCCGGGGTTTATACCGCCAAATTCACCACCTTGACCTACACCTCCAGCGTGGAGTTCCTGGCTGCAGCGGTGGATCCGGCCCACGAAATCAGCGACAGCACCGGCGAGGTGGCCCGCACCAGCCAGACCAGCAAAATGAACTATGCTATGAAGATGATCGATACCTATATCGAGATCTTCAAGACCAACAAGTTCTGCAGCAAAGTGGCAGGCGAGATGAACAAAAAATACTACACCAACCTGTCTCCGGCGGATATTAAGCAATCTTTTACCATTGAGACGGTGGAGAACACAGCCATGTTTAAGCTGATCGTCACCTCCACAGACCCTACCCTGTCCTACAACATCGCTCACCAAATGGAGGAGAGCGTGCCGGAGCAGATGGAGGAAACCAACAACGGCCTGGTTCAGACTACCGTGGAGGACAAGGCCATTAAGCCCAACACCGCCGAGGGCCGGGGATACTTAAAGAACTGCCTGCTGGGCGCCGTAGCGGGACTGCTGATCGCTGCCGCATACGTGATTCTGCGAGATCTGTTAGATGTGCGCATCAAGAGCGCCGAGGAGCTGAGCCAGCGCTACGATGTGCCGGTACTGGGCTCTATTCCCGCCTTTACAACCGGCAAGCGCAGTGCTGCCGGCAAGAAAAACACAAAGAAAGAGGCGAAATAA
- a CDS encoding CpsD/CapB family tyrosine-protein kinase: MAKKANNPFARTLISNANMDPAQKFRIEEAYKSIRTNIMLSILKKGCKTIVVSSGSPAEGKTTTTINLAISIAQADQRVLLIDCDLRKPKMHHYFGVSNAPGLTNYISDSVKNNGPKTDLYSIIHRTEFPNLSLLCAGSIPPNPAELLGSEPMAEFLQQISRDYDYVIIDTPPLNVVSDALPIIRESDGVVIVVRANSSTHPEVQKVMESLEFIDAKVLGFIYNFAEDKRSRYSRYKYGYDYGYGYGYGYDAGAE, from the coding sequence ATGGCTAAAAAAGCGAACAATCCCTTTGCCCGCACCCTGATCTCCAATGCCAACATGGATCCGGCGCAGAAGTTCCGGATTGAGGAGGCTTACAAGAGCATTCGTACCAACATTATGCTCTCCATCCTGAAAAAGGGATGCAAAACCATTGTGGTATCCTCCGGCTCCCCTGCCGAGGGCAAAACGACCACCACCATCAACCTGGCCATCTCCATTGCGCAGGCAGACCAGCGGGTGCTGCTTATTGATTGCGATCTGCGCAAACCCAAGATGCACCACTACTTTGGCGTGTCCAATGCACCGGGACTGACCAACTACATCAGCGACTCAGTAAAAAACAACGGCCCTAAGACGGACCTGTACAGCATTATCCACAGAACAGAATTTCCCAACCTATCGCTGCTGTGCGCCGGTTCCATTCCGCCCAATCCGGCAGAACTGCTGGGCAGCGAGCCCATGGCTGAGTTTTTGCAACAGATCAGCCGGGACTACGACTATGTGATCATTGATACCCCGCCGCTCAATGTGGTGTCTGACGCCCTGCCCATTATTCGGGAGTCCGACGGCGTAGTGATCGTGGTGCGTGCCAACAGCTCCACCCACCCGGAAGTGCAAAAGGTGATGGAATCCCTGGAGTTCATTGACGCCAAGGTGCTTGGCTTTATTTACAATTTTGCAGAAGATAAGCGCTCTCGCTACTCCCGCTACAAGTACGGCTATGACTATGGGTATGGCTACGGTTACGGGTATGACGCCGGCGCAGAATAA
- a CDS encoding deoxyribonuclease IV, which produces MLILGAHLSASKGYVHMLREAQSIGANTFQFFTRNPRGGAVKAQDPADVAAFLQEAQAADFGTVLAHAPYTMNMCSDKERTRTFAREVFADDLQRLEALPGTLYNFHPGSHVGQGTDNGIAYITQALNDLLTPEQHTTVLLETMAGKGSEVGGTFEELRRIIDGVQLQDKIGVCLDTCHVSDGGYPLAEDLDGVLTQFDRVIGLDRLRALHLNDSKNPCGSHKDRHEQIGKGFLGIETFRRIVNRPALRGLPMFLETPNDLSGYQEEIALLRSLEQTSK; this is translated from the coding sequence ATGTTGATTTTAGGCGCTCATTTAAGTGCAAGCAAGGGCTATGTCCACATGCTGCGAGAGGCACAGTCCATTGGTGCCAATACTTTTCAGTTTTTTACCCGAAATCCCCGGGGCGGTGCCGTAAAGGCTCAGGATCCGGCGGATGTGGCTGCCTTTTTGCAAGAGGCACAGGCTGCGGATTTTGGCACGGTGCTGGCCCATGCACCTTATACCATGAATATGTGCAGCGATAAGGAACGCACCCGCACTTTTGCAAGAGAGGTGTTTGCCGATGATCTGCAGCGGCTGGAGGCGCTACCCGGTACGCTGTATAACTTTCACCCCGGTTCCCATGTGGGGCAGGGGACGGATAACGGGATTGCCTATATCACCCAGGCGCTGAACGACCTGCTGACCCCGGAGCAGCATACCACCGTACTGTTGGAGACGATGGCCGGTAAGGGCAGCGAGGTGGGCGGCACCTTTGAGGAGTTGCGCCGCATTATAGACGGTGTGCAGCTGCAAGACAAGATCGGCGTGTGCCTGGATACCTGTCATGTGAGCGATGGCGGATACCCTTTGGCAGAGGATCTGGACGGGGTGCTGACCCAGTTTGACCGGGTGATCGGCCTGGACAGATTGCGGGCACTGCACCTGAACGACTCTAAGAATCCTTGCGGTTCCCATAAAGACCGACATGAGCAGATCGGTAAAGGCTTTTTGGGTATAGAGACCTTCCGCCGCATCGTCAACCGCCCGGCGCTGCGGGGACTGCCCATGTTCTTAGAGACCCCCAATGACTTGTCCGGCTACCAAGAGGAAATTGCCCTGCTGCGCAGCCTGGAGCAAACATCAAAGTAA
- a CDS encoding HAD family hydrolase, with protein MSQKDFSNWLVVSDIDGTLNNKARKLPRRNYDAIQAFTEAGGNFTLASGRLTSSLKRNYDRITPNQPAVVLNGAGIYDFQQEKMIWRSTIQQEGHEFVRYIINKFSDSFKSVDVGIYFDDYVYIVKNGVLSQGTMDIDKAHYEVTSIDKVPKEGWMKVIFWSNPITMNRLRYVIDRSDTAGMNFMASSPWSMEMLQKGTHKGTAIMVLADMLGIDRNHVAAIGDYYNDWDMLKTVGLPACAGQAPKAIHEICQFEACHCNKGCVADLLEYIMSGQAEQHIARPTLLRG; from the coding sequence ATGAGTCAAAAGGATTTTAGCAATTGGCTGGTGGTGTCAGATATTGACGGCACATTGAATAACAAAGCACGCAAGCTGCCTCGGCGTAATTATGACGCCATTCAGGCGTTTACAGAGGCGGGGGGCAACTTTACCTTGGCTTCCGGACGGCTGACCTCCAGCTTGAAGCGCAATTACGATCGTATCACCCCCAATCAACCGGCGGTGGTACTCAACGGCGCGGGTATATATGACTTCCAGCAGGAGAAGATGATTTGGCGCAGCACCATTCAGCAGGAGGGGCACGAGTTTGTGCGCTACATCATCAATAAGTTCAGTGACAGCTTTAAGAGCGTGGATGTGGGAATTTATTTTGACGATTATGTGTATATCGTCAAAAACGGCGTTCTGTCCCAGGGCACCATGGATATTGATAAGGCGCACTACGAGGTGACCTCCATTGATAAGGTACCCAAGGAGGGGTGGATGAAGGTGATCTTTTGGTCCAACCCCATTACCATGAACCGGCTGCGCTATGTAATTGACCGCAGCGACACGGCAGGTATGAACTTTATGGCCTCCTCTCCATGGAGTATGGAGATGCTGCAAAAGGGCACCCACAAGGGTACGGCCATTATGGTGCTGGCAGATATGCTGGGCATTGACCGGAACCATGTGGCAGCCATCGGCGATTATTATAACGACTGGGATATGCTTAAGACCGTGGGATTGCCGGCCTGTGCCGGTCAGGCACCTAAGGCCATTCATGAGATTTGCCAGTTTGAAGCCTGCCACTGCAACAAGGGCTGCGTGGCGGATCTGCTGGAGTATATTATGTCCGGTCAGGCGGAGCAGCACATTGCTCGCCCGACCCTGCTGCGAGGATAA
- a CDS encoding RluA family pseudouridine synthase — protein sequence MTENERQPVRAFTVDETAAGERLDKFLSTVCPDLTRSAAARAIEEGGVLLDGAPGNKKDKLRPGTRVELRLPEPKPMEVLPENIPLDVVYEDGDLLVVNKPKGMVVHPAPGNYTGTLVNALLYYCGDSLSGVGGVIRPGIVHRIDKDTSGLLMVAKNDFAHVDLARQIQEHSFHRAYQAVVYGNVTADSGTVCQPIGRSPKDRKKMAVTQQNSKPATTHYRVLERFGDFTHIRCVLETGRTHQIRVHMAYIGHPLAGDPVYGPRRVITSLGGQCLHAGEIGFIHPRTGAEMRFEAPLPPYFTSFLHTCREKKR from the coding sequence ATGACGGAAAATGAGCGGCAGCCGGTGCGTGCCTTTACCGTGGACGAAACAGCGGCAGGGGAGCGACTGGACAAGTTTTTAAGCACCGTGTGTCCGGATTTGACTCGATCGGCGGCGGCACGGGCGATCGAGGAGGGCGGCGTACTGCTGGACGGTGCCCCGGGGAATAAAAAAGACAAGCTGCGCCCGGGCACCCGGGTGGAGCTGCGCCTGCCGGAGCCAAAGCCCATGGAGGTGCTGCCGGAGAATATCCCCTTAGATGTGGTCTACGAGGACGGCGACCTGCTGGTGGTGAACAAGCCCAAGGGTATGGTGGTGCACCCGGCACCGGGGAATTATACCGGCACGCTGGTGAACGCGCTGCTGTACTACTGCGGTGACTCCCTTAGCGGTGTGGGCGGCGTGATCCGACCGGGGATCGTTCATCGGATTGACAAGGATACCAGCGGTCTGCTCATGGTAGCCAAGAACGACTTTGCCCATGTGGATTTGGCACGCCAGATTCAGGAACACAGTTTTCACCGGGCGTACCAAGCGGTGGTGTACGGCAACGTGACCGCAGACAGTGGCACGGTGTGCCAACCCATCGGTCGCAGTCCCAAGGATCGCAAAAAAATGGCGGTGACCCAACAGAACAGCAAGCCGGCCACCACCCATTATCGTGTGTTGGAGCGATTTGGGGACTTTACGCATATTCGCTGTGTATTGGAGACCGGACGCACGCACCAAATTCGGGTGCACATGGCCTATATCGGTCACCCGCTGGCCGGAGATCCGGTGTACGGACCGCGGCGTGTGATCACCTCCCTGGGCGGGCAGTGCCTGCATGCTGGGGAGATTGGCTTTATACATCCCAGAACCGGGGCGGAAATGCGGTTTGAAGCACCGCTGCCTCCGTATTTCACATCATTTTTACACACTTGCAGGGAAAAGAAAAGGTGA
- the lspA gene encoding signal peptidase II, whose product MKHRKKHIWASIMILLIVAFDQVTKRLAESALMGGKIVTLLPGAVQLRYARNTGMAFSLFSGARWVFVALTALVCAGVLFYMFRNKCRSLWGYWSLGVLVAGGLGNLIDRVLYGYVIDFIEPTFMQFAVFNIADCAVTCGGISFVLWLAVDLFRSGDGKKGTTHDGK is encoded by the coding sequence GATCCTGCTGATCGTGGCTTTCGACCAGGTGACCAAGCGACTGGCGGAAAGTGCGCTGATGGGGGGCAAGATTGTTACTTTGCTGCCCGGTGCGGTGCAGTTGCGCTATGCCCGCAATACTGGGATGGCCTTTAGCCTGTTCAGCGGTGCCCGGTGGGTGTTTGTGGCGCTGACCGCTCTTGTGTGTGCCGGTGTGCTTTTTTATATGTTTCGCAACAAATGCCGCTCCCTGTGGGGCTACTGGAGCCTGGGGGTGCTGGTGGCCGGCGGTCTGGGCAATCTGATCGATCGGGTGCTGTACGGCTATGTGATCGACTTTATTGAGCCAACTTTTATGCAGTTTGCCGTGTTTAATATTGCGGACTGCGCTGTGACCTGCGGCGGCATTAGCTTTGTGCTGTGGCTGGCAGTGGATCTGTTCCGCTCCGGTGACGGCAAGAAGGGAACGACCCATGACGGAAAATGA